The following is a genomic window from Malus sylvestris chromosome 12, drMalSylv7.2, whole genome shotgun sequence.
ccaggaatgtcctattATTATTTAGGTAGGTCAGTactgccgacgtcctcaagccaccaacagcaagctgacgtcctcaagccaccaacagcaagcttacttaaaacctggaggggcgcaaaacagaaaacgtgagtgggcaaaaacaaatgttttacaaaaccatttcatttatcaacatatctaacccctcgctgtaaaacatatataatttttcccagaatcagaatataagcatatacataaatatatatatatatatatatataatcataacatttcaatcatgcttcacataatcatacacatatgtatgtcatgccacaatataacagagtaagcaattcaggtaagaataatttcatagaaataatACATGTGAGCCGAAACCCCTATGGTAGTCTATACAGctaaattcatagctcaaaagtgactctagccggagtcactactatgacctatacggcaatatactgcacaagagtcggaaccaaacaaaaaggtctatatgacaataatgggtgtaatataatcatgctcaatactactctcacataatagccgggcgataaatcgctagtcacctacgagtcggaaccataaataaggtctgtacgacaagactatgcacctaaattggatccaatatgagcatatggtgcgggaggtgacataataaacaggcttgtatcatatctctggctaaatcacaatcaccctaagtgcagttttatgagctcaacattatgcAATCACATATCACACCATCGATGATTCATATAACCAAACATGACTTACCTGGGCTTACCTGagtgtccacagcaccacaattatatatataacgtATCGCATACCAAATCATACTtgaattataatttatatgcatggcatttatggcaTACTATCATTTAAAcgcatatttctgggaaaatatcaactatataatatatactgaaaaccaaaagcccactcactggtaaatcgaagggttgtagcccccgagtcgtccttgaatacgctcgtcctcaagataagtctcacctatatgcgaattaactataaaaaaagttattttaaagcacataggcaaaactagctaataacttctcatacatagctcaaaatgggtatatgaatatatcacagtgacctacacaacctcaagttcatccccaaatttttagaaaatttttttgGACCCCTCACGCGCCGGCGAGTGCACGGCAAGACGCACAGCCATGCGCAGGGAATCCTGACAGattccctaactgccgttaggaatatttcttggaatattccgttaaacccAACGGTAACCATCCAAACTAACTGAcggcgttagaatattccgtccaaACTGATGGAATATTCTGTCTTCGTCTCCGACGAGTCGCTTGTCGTcggaaaactgggtaaaacttCAAAACGTCTaatctcactcatttttcaaccattttcttcgaaaTTTGAAGCAAATGAAAGCTTAGAGTGAGAAGAATGGCGTTATATCTATTTGAAGCTTCAAATCTCACGAAATCGTGTCGGGGAAGCTTCGAAATTCCGACCAAACCTGTAACTCGTCGTTTCTcgcgatcccgacgtccaaattccTCAAACGAACTACCCCgagactcgtgaggacctcaTTAAGCTTCCTATGAGCTTAGATTTCCCTAAAACACAAGGTTTTACGTGAGTATGAACAATGCATGAAAATTGGGTTACGGGTTCACGAGTTTTCGAATGATTCCTTACCTGAAACTGGTACCAAACGATTCATAGCACCACGAGGAACACAATGGTGCACTCAAAACCTTCAATCTGCGAAGTTTGGGGTGTTCTTGCTCTTGTCCGTACGTATAgtaaggagagagagagtgaaaccgagagagagagtacggggaggaagagaaagaaggataatgtgtgtgtgtgtgtgtgtgtgtggtccacatGGGTCACCAAATCAAAACCACCAAAAATCAACATCTAAGTCTCCAAAATAAGTCACACACAAGCACCACAAGATTCATCGTCCCTGGTTAAAATCGTAAATTTACGTCACTgagaataaaataatacatatttctaggacgggctgtgacagttgACATGTGCAAACAAGCTTACTAAGTGaataaactgattttttttttttttttgctcgcTTCCTGCTCTGTTACTATCTAAAAAACTTATATTTAATATTAGGAAACGCTGAAAGATTCAAATCATGGATCCATCACTGTAAACTTATCAAATTTCTTCAGATGAAATTTTAACATTAGATAATATGTATGTTATTAGACTAGTCGATCATGCATCCAGTTCAAACGAGtgatttcaattaaatttagTGATTCAGTTAGTATTGGATAGTCAAAATCACTTATGTAAACGATTCATCCCAGATCTATCTATTCTCAAAATCATTTTCGATCAGCATATCTTgttattaatttcaaatgtACTCTTAATCTTATtgtcaaattgaaatttttttttatataattcaaTCCAAATGGATTGTTACTATTTTTTTCCGGCGATAGGATTTTATTGATGATTAAAGAGCATGACAATTTTCGAGAAGAATATCCTGAATAATGTTATTAGGTTCGTTACACCAACTGGAATCGAGTCTCGGATTATGCATATATTAGTCTCTCTGTTAAGGCTTTAAACACTTGCTGATGTGGAGTAGTTGAGGCCATTGGACCCCAAGTCCCAACCCTAAAGGCTAAAACACAGGAGGATTTACTTAATTAATTGTCTCATCGCATGGCATGTACTTTTCAAGTTTCAACCTACGGACAGACAAACACGCACACGAGCTTTTTAAGTTCTTGTTTCTTAAACGTTCGTATGGATGGCTGCTGCGAAGAGGTGCATAGATTTCGCTTTAGTCCTCGATCATGAATCATCCATTCGATCAATGGTACGAAATACGATTAACTATATAAAATTATGCttattctttttggttttttctcttGATTGACATCAATTTCGACGTCACTTATATGAATCAGAGTCCCAAATATTTCGAGGAAAATTATTtggaaattattttaattagaaAACTGATTTGGATGCATGTTTTGTTTCCCATATATTTCTAGGAGCATCAATCAAATTCAAACTTAGATTAGGAAATGCCTTCTGAAACAATTAAAGGAAAAGCTGCTGCTAATTTAATTTGTTCTTCGGGGTAGATTAGGGGTATGTTTGAGATACGACTGCATTTGGTAGAAAAACATATAAGTTTAGGTCTTTctctttcaagtgcttttcCAGGAAGCACAGCTGAAGTGCTGCTTCTAATAAAAGCGCTTATGAGGAGAATTGCTTCTTTAATGGTTGAATAATGTATGTCAAAGAATTGCTTCTTTAATGGTTGAATAATGTATGTCAAGCATTCTGAATTTGATATGTAGGTGTTCGATATCTGATACATGTTATGTTGCCAATACAATGGAATTCCATTTCCTTGTCCGTGATGATTAATTTTTGCTTGCAATTTGGATATAGGTTTTACGAGCTTGTAGCTGAAGCCATCACTGGTCGTTCAAGTAGATTTACGAGGTGAATTTTACCATGGGAAAGAATTTGAGAGACAAAAACCTTAACAATCCATCAGGGAATGAGCATTCATCAGGGTGCGTTTGGGGATTACTTCACATCATGAAGTATCACCACTGGCATTATGTCAAGAAAAGACAAGTGCACAAGAGGCGCCGCGGTAATAGACACACTGTCGGTAAGTAAAATGACTCCAGTCTATATTATATGAAAGTTTTTCTTCCtgctttctttttcattaaagtttaatCTTAGCCACTTTGGCCATATACGCAAATTTTGTGCATAAAATCGATCTATGTGCATAAGAATCGGTCTTGTTTACTGCACTGGTAGCCTAAATTTCGTTCACTTTTGTAAGTAGTTCAATAGACTGGCTGGAGCTTATGACCATGCCATGATATGTGATGTAAAATAATATTACAGTTTATTTATgttggacttttttttttctttctgtctgCTTGGCCGCAGGAGTTGGGATTCTGGGAAGCTGTACTGCAAATGCCTGTATGCCAGAAGACACTGATGCTAAGATTGATGAATCTACTGTAAGTTTCAGCAAAAGAATTTCTGATAGCATGCATTTTAGTGCATTATTggatattaatttcttttcgtTTTCAAAAATATTACTTGAAAGAGTGATAGACAAAAGCaacatttgatttgattttatcAGGGTAAAGGAAAGACGATGCAGTCCATTCCAGCAGGCATACATTCTGTCAAGGCCCGAATAAAAGCACGGATTTCTGGAGAAATATCAAAGAAGAAGGGTAGGCATAACCGGAGTTCAAGCTGCCCTGTACGATCACAATTGAAACAGCATCATTTCGAAGCACCACCTAACCTGCACCCGATTGCTGAAATGGTATTGAATGAGAAAAGTCCTAGAATTGTTCACCACGGCAATGAAAAATCTTGTGCTACAAGCAATCTGGCATCACCGCCCATGACATCATATGAAGGACCAATTAGTGACAACAATGATTGCTGTGGAGATAGTTGCCCACCAATCACTAGAGATCGTACTGTGCATGACCAGGTTAACAAGAATCAAAAGGATCACACATTTACTGAAGAAAAGCTGGATAATGACATAATGCAAAATATGTTCAAGAAGAAGTTGATAAACGTAAAAGAACTCGATGCAGATGCTTCCTTGCACCATCCGAAGGAGTATTTGGAGGCTTTGGATATAATCAATGTGAACAAGGAGTTATTAGTAAAGATTCTACATGACCCCGGCTCTCCTTTGGCTGCGCACTTCAATAATCAGCAAGCCGTCAGTGCAAAAATGGGTTTAACTAGGTCAGACTCATTCCCCGTCAAGCCCAGGCACAAGCATGAGTTGACAGGGTCTCctttaaaagaagaaagcaagTCGAAAAACATCAGTAAAACAAAGAAGTTAGTAGGGTCGTCTTCTTTGAAATATGCTGGTGAACGCTCAATTCCATCGATCAGTGAGCACACTGCAGATGGGATTCTAGAGGTAAACCAAACAATTGCTGATAGTTCTAGTTCTGCCGAAAATTTGAGGAGCCGAGGTGAGAATCAAGTGTCAATTAAGCGGTTCAAGGATATTAGACAGAAAATAAAGCATGTAATCAAGGAGAGCAAACAAGAGAGACGTATGATTGCCATGGATGCCATCCTCCACAAGGTTCCTCATGGCCAAAAGCTTGCTAAAGAAATGGAGAAAGAGATCATTAACCATTCGAAGGACCTTGCAATGAATAGAGAAGGTAAAGACAGTTCAGCAAGCAGTTTTGATAGCGATTATTCGATTTCTACCTTCAAGAAAAAGCAACAGCGCCACATGAGAAGAGCATCATCACTCAATGCATCGCTAGATAAGTACTGTGAGTTTTACGAGTCTAGTTGCAACAGAGAAGCCAAATGCCATACAACATCCGAGAGATTGAAGTTGAGAAATGAAGGGGTAGGCTCGCCTTTACGCTCTGTCCCAAAAACGTTGGGGAGGATTTTTTCCTTGCCTGAAATGAAATCATATAACTATCAGAGTGAGGAATCTTCTGATGTGTTCTCTTCAGAATATCATATGCAGCTCGATGCGCCAGTAgaaagtgagattaaaaaattggCTGATGTTGGTGAATTGAAGGCAGCTTCCGGGAATAAGATGGCATCAACATCAGTTGCAGACAGTGAGAAAAGTGCTCCGGTGTATTCAATTGTTGACGATATTGAAAACTTGAAAGAACCGTTTCCTATCTCTGTGCCCGAGTTCAACGTTTCCCTCTCCGAAGGTATGTCTTCATTTTTATTAATAGGTGCTACCTTAAATTACATCATCTCAAACCAAGCGCATGCATTCTTCAAAACTTTAATTTCTTGTTTGCTCTAAGAAACTTTATGTTCAATGAACCTTTAAGTCCAGAAATTATCAGATTTTTTAGCTTCAAATTTTGGCACTTACTGATCAAACCAACTTTTGACTGAAGAATAAAGATCATCCCAACTTTTTTCAGTGTAAAAAATGTGAATTATGTTTCAAATTTAAGTCGTTCTTCGTATTTTCCTCCATCAATCACCAATTGTTGAGCTTTTAAGACTGAAACGATTATGCTTATAGATATCGGTTTTATAGGAGAAGAAACGGAAATAAAACCTAGAGATGAACAAGAAAACTTGGCCAAGCCAGGGCATGATTTTGTTATTGGTACGCCTAAGGCGGTTCACATAGATACAGAGAAGATTGAAAGTCCAAGGAAGCACTTGAGGTACGACATGACTCATCTCCGTGTTGATGACAGAGACATGGCTGAATTCAATTACGTACGAAATGTGTTGAAGCAATCTGGATTCAATGGGAATGAGTCCCTTGGGACATGGCATTCGGATGACCAGCCAGTTGATCGTTTGATGTATGGAGACGCGGAGGGCTGCTTGGTGCATGGTCTTGATTGTTCAGGAAATGAAGAAGGCAGGAAATGCGATCACTATCTTTTGTTTGATATAATCAATGAGGTGCTGATGGAGATATATGGTAGGTCATACAACTACTGTCCGATGGCGTTGTCTTCGCTATGTCACATTCCTCTAATGCCGGCAGGGAACCATGTTCTAAAGGAAGTTTGGACCCTTGTGAGTTGGTACTTGAGCTTGAGACCTGAGGTTGATCAATCACTGGATTATGTTGCGAGCAGGGATCTTGCGAAGAACGACGGATGGATGAACCTCCAGTTTGATTCTGAGTGCATAGGGATTGAGCTGGAGGACTtaatttttgatgaaattttagaGGAAGTTCTCTGTGTTTGAGCTTGTGGATGGATCGGCTTTCAGTTATCCGATACGTTGCCAAATCTGACAAGACGATATATGTTCTAAACTAGTTTAACCTGCAGGGAAGTAGAATCCGAAAGTGGGTGCAAATGATCGAGCACTCGGCCCTAGTCAATTGGCCTAACCCACATCTACATGTAATATCATTACTCTGAACTTCACCAAGAACATAGAGAAAAGGATTAGGAACAGAGAGAATTATTTTGTTCATATTCATATATCCTTTAGTAACTAGTGAAATATGAAATTTGTAGTGTATATTTAAAATTGGGGTTCACGTGTCCTGCAGTGTGAATTTGTGAGGAGATTTGCTTGTAACAGTTTGCTTTCTACAGTAATCAGACAGAAAGTATTACATCAATCAAAAGAAATTGTGCAACAGATTCTATAATTACATTCCCAAAACCCCTAAGTAAGGAACTAACCCAAGATTTTAGGCTTGAATGTCTACTTGGTGACATTGAGTTTCTAGCACGTAGGATGCAGTCTGTTGTTTTCGTTTCTGTGTCTAGAGAGAGTAACAAAGCTGCTCACTTGGTGGCCAAGTATGTAGGTGAGAAAGGAAGGGATTTCATGTGGGATTGTATTGggcttgaatttttgtttaatatcTTGGCCCAAGATATTAACCTTCCTATGAGAATTTAATATACTCtatctttgacaaaaaaaaaaaaaatcgaaagaaATTGTGCCATGCGTCTCTCTCGAGTGAGagtctttctctctttttgagAGTACTAGAAATTGTGACCTGCACGTTGTTGTGGGGAGTGTGACTTGCACGTAGCTATGAGATTGAAAATTTTATGACATAATATGGTTAAAACATATACAAATCATGTATCCAATGATTGTGGACCTAATAATCATAGACTCAGCATCGAACACCTAAATGTCATCAAACCAAAGTAAACTTTCATTTTACTAAGTTCTTAGCACTTTAGTTAAATttgaagttaaaaaaaaagtagttcAATTTGACTTAAAATTACACAAAGGAAGGCAGATAGACAGAACAAACAATTGCGGAAAAGTGTACAGTGACACTGATCCTGCAAGTCAAATATGAAAATTATtcaaaagaaagtaaaaattcaaattattcCTAGCATCAGTAGATTAAcaatgaagaaataaaattcATTTAAGTTTATATTGCTTGTCACTTGACAATTCAGCATGGGAAAAAAATGCAAGAGAAAAATATTGTTAATATCCGGTGAAGTGAATAACAGTGAGTATAACATGAATATGCATGTGCATAGTATGGAAAAAAACTGGACAAACCTAAATCAACTAAGTTACAACACAACTACAGATGCAAACAACGCAAAAGACTGAATTAGGCGCAAGCCAACTAACTTTGAATTTAACCAAATCAGAAAAGCAATCACAATCAAACTAACCTCTTCTTCCCATATGAAGTAAAAGATGTCTCATATTTTGCTTTTGCGAACAGCGCGCTTTTCACCCTTTACGCACAAAAAGAACACACTGAAAATGCTTGACAACATTATAAAACCTATACATACAGCATTATATATGTATTTGAACATAAAGTATAAAGATTTACTAACAAATTCAAGcttaaatttaacaaaataagTAAATATGAATTGAAATCAAACCATATCATACTtgttaaaaaaagtttttgactaaattttacaaatagcatcataaattgttcaaaaattagcaccacttaaaaaccaaaacaaaacacaaaattacacacacataacaaaattaaatagaagaccaataaaaaaaaccaatacATTACGTAAAAGAATTGTGGCAATTAACCCAATTTACAATGAAAACGTTAACTGGACAGCCTTGTCGAAAAGATTGGATCAACATATTCCACATAGGTAGTTCTTGTGGCTTTGGATTGACAATGGTATTTGCATACAAAAGATTTAATAAACATTGTCCCATTTACAtgcaaaaaatgacaaaaatattgtTCTATTCAGTTACcttccagaaaataataatgataGTGAAAATGCTTATGTTATTCGGTCATATGGCAGCTTGAAATCGAAATACTAAGCTctcaattaaccaaaaaaaggCAGTAACTTTGAAAAATATTTGACAACATATTACACACCAACAATAAAAGGATTTCCATCCTTGTGAGAAAAAAATCCTACAAAAATTGGTATTGTTCATATCACTATAGATTTATATGTAATGGCATATAGTTTGAAGAAATTGACGACATTTCTCCAGAGTATTTTGAACCAAGAAATGATAATGACAAATAAGCGCTACGATGAGCGAGATTATATGACTACTGAAATTTTGGATTGAAAGAAATACAATACTTGCATAGAAAAAAATGGTCCATCTCGAACACTCCATATGTAGTGGATGAGAAACTAAGAAAgtagcaaaagaaaaattaaatggcATAAACTCTATGCTGAATCAACACATAACCAAACCCATTTGAGTCTTACCTCGTGATCATTAACCCAACTAACTGCCACCCACCTTAAGTTTTGCTACATAAATGCCCTTTGCAAGCAACCCAAATGGAGTGGTCTCCTCTTCCAAAGTGTGCATATATGGTTCTTTGTCAAGAGAAAATGCACTCAACATTTGCTCTGATCGACTGACACATaagaaagtaaaaacaattgGTACACCGGTTAGCATAGTACTTACATAGAGAAAATGGTCCATTTTCTACACTCCATATGCAGTGGATAAGAAACTAAGAAAgtagcaaaagaaaaattaaatggcATGAACTCTATGTTGAATGAACACATAACCGAACCCATTTTAGTCTTATGTCGCGATCATTTGCCCAAATAATTACCAGATTTCCAAGTGATAAATCAAATATATAACTCTTACTATCATGCACTACCATTCCAAATTACCATGTCAAGAGAAGGGAAAGGAACATTGTGAGGTGAAAAATATAACTGAGGGCAGAGTAGAATTAACCATTTTGATGTTCCTGTTAATTATGTCTAAAAGAATTTCCATATCCAGTGCATTCTTTCTCATAATtgacacaaaagaaaaaaatatacagCCATGTTCATGTACTTCAAAGAGGAACAACCATATACCTGAGTTTTTCAGATGATTAGTCACCTTCTCCCCAAATTCCCTGAACATAAAATTCTCTTGCGCTCGTTTGTTTCATGTTGTGCCTTGCTCCCATTCAGATCCTTCTATTTCTCCTAGTTGAAGACTCTAAGTCAAGTAAAATCAAACATTTAAACAACTCATCTCTCACCTGATTGATTGGTACCAAATGAAGGCTATTCATACttatttgtaatttaattagaaaaaaaattaaaaacgctTGAATGAATTTAACAAATCGGTGAGCTACAATATGTAAGTAATTAGTACTCTTGACAATGCCTGCTGCTTATCCAAGATATAATTCAATGTCAAATCGAAATCAAAATTAATATGAACTAATTTAAATAAGTGAAAGCATTGATACCTCAATTGAATTTTTTCTTGCCGAAAAACCTTGACCTTCAAAACCAAATTACCTTTATCAACGAAAATGAATCAATTTAAGAAAGCCAATACAATGTAGAAAAATAGCCATTCAATTCAAATGTATTTAGATTATACAAAGGTCCATTCAAACAACCATaaagacaaaaatgaaaatttgaacaaCCAACCTTTTCCAAAAACCACTGGTCGCACCCTTCTAACCTTTGATTGATCCAGTAAGAACCAAAATAATCTTAAATGAAAAGAAACCCTATTAATTAACCTTCAATATCAGAATCTATAATCACTTTCTTCAACTAAATTGACTTTTTTGTTGGGAAACCCCACAAAACCCAGTTTACTTATCCATTTCTAAGGGAATTGACATACATGCTTACGTTTCTCACCACTAGTCTGATGCTCCACTTATATCCTGATTCATTTCCTTGCAAACCGTCGTTTGATTGCCATAAGTGTCTCGTAGAATTTTTTTGGAAGCTTGTAACTTTGTTTCATTACTGGTTGTAAATTTATGCAGAATACCGATTGGATTCAAAGGTATTAAATTAATGACGTATAAGATTAGAAAAAACAAATAGACACAAAAAAGGGACCGAAGTTCCACATATGGTGCAAGTTCATAGATTAGAACTTACCACTTGAAATGTCTCTAGCAATTTTCCGAGTTGGTGTTCATGTTGCTTTTCATCATTCATTCCATCAAGCATTATATACTCAATGAAGATTTTCTGTTGACTAAAGAGTCAGATTAAAGAGCAATAACGAGATTTTCTAAGGTTGTAAAACAACAGTAAAGTTTCGTTGTAAACAAATGAAAGCTCAAAGAATTTACTAAAGGAAAAGCCCAAGCTGCAGCCGTTATCTGACAATGAATTTCTTGGACTGCTGCATGAagtaaaattgctaatttcagaCCTGGAAGATGGCAATGAAACTTTCCATATTTCTTtaatccaaattttttaaactaaaatcataaaaatttgaataaagaaaaaaaatcaacttttttgAGCTAACCAATCGCCAGTTTTTGAGTGCCTACTCATGGAAGGAACTTCAAAAGTGGGAGCCAAATGCATAGCAGGTACTCTTTCACTCTTTCCCTAGGTTCTGTCCACTGACTCTGGCttgtaaacaaaaaaattatgaacAGAAAAATTTGAAAGATGTTGTAGAACAGTGGATGTCcactcaaataattaaataattagccCTTCTTTTTGGTTGCTAAAGCTTGCTACACACTACTCTCAttttctatataaatacaaaccCCACACAACATCAAAGTGGGAAGACTCACGggagagataggaaggaagaaaaaggagagaaaagaaaggaagaagaaaaggagagaaagagagaaaagagaggaagaggagaggagataatggagagagttatctttgtatttctattatttcatattataatgaaagcaccactgctgccccgatgacgtactccagtcacattgactgtagaggaacctcgtaaattttgtgtcttgtttatttattccattGCACACACCATCgattttataacacgttatcagcacgagaagctctcatgtcaatggaaagcacaacgccacaAATCCTGTTCACATCTGTCGCTtggaatctcacagataagaaaatattttcatgTCATCTTAAAATCTTTGTACTACTGATTTTCCtgaagcaaatatatatatgttgttgcATGACTGTATATCATTctttgcagaagcaaaagagtacaaactcaaaattcgtaGAGAATTTGACAGCCATGTAAACAGCCTCGGAACTCCAACTTGCGGACCTCGAACTGAAATACg
Proteins encoded in this region:
- the LOC126592523 gene encoding protein TRM32-like isoform X2; this encodes MGKNLRDKNLNNPSGNEHSSGCVWGLLHIMKYHHWHYVKKRQVHKRRRGNRHTVGVGILGSCTANACMPEDTDAKIDESTGKGKTMQSIPAGIHSVKARIKARISGEISKKKGRHNRSSSCPVRSQLKQHHFEAPPNLHPIAEMVLNEKSPRIVHHGNEKSCATSNLASPPMTSYEGPISDNNDCCGDSCPPITRDRTVHDQVNKNQKDHTFTEEKLDNDIMQNMFKKKLINVKELDADASLHHPKEYLEALDIINVNKELLVKILHDPGSPLAAHFNNQQAVSAKMGLTRSDSFPVKPRHKHELTGSPLKEESKSKNISKTKKLVGSSSLKYAGERSIPSISEHTADGILEVNQTIADSSSSAENLRSRGENQVSIKRFKDIRQKIKHVIKESKQERRMIAMDAILHKVPHGQKLAKEMEKEIINHSKDLAMNREGKDSSASSFDSDYSISTFKKKQQRHMRRASSLNASLDKYCEFYESSCNREAKCHTTSERLKLRNEGVGSPLRSVPKTLGRIFSLPEMKSYNYQSEESSDVFSSEYHMQLDAPVESEIKKLADVGELKAASGNKMASTSVADSEKSAPVYSIVDDIENLKEPFPISVPEFNVSLSEGEETEIKPRDEQENLAKPGHDFVIGTPKAVHIDTEKIESPRKHLRYDMTHLRVDDRDMAEFNYVRNVLKQSGFNGNESLGTWHSDDQPVDRLMYGDAEGCLVHGLDCSGNEEGRKCDHYLLFDIINEVLMEIYGRSYNYCPMALSSLCHIPLMPAGNHVLKEVWTLVSWYLSLRPEVDQSLDYVASRDLAKNDGWMNLQFDSECIGIELEDLIFDEILEEVLCV
- the LOC126592523 gene encoding protein TRM32-like isoform X1, whose translation is MGKNLRDKNLNNPSGNEHSSGCVWGLLHIMKYHHWHYVKKRQVHKRRRGNRHTVGVGILGSCTANACMPEDTDAKIDESTGKGKTMQSIPAGIHSVKARIKARISGEISKKKGRHNRSSSCPVRSQLKQHHFEAPPNLHPIAEMVLNEKSPRIVHHGNEKSCATSNLASPPMTSYEGPISDNNDCCGDSCPPITRDRTVHDQVNKNQKDHTFTEEKLDNDIMQNMFKKKLINVKELDADASLHHPKEYLEALDIINVNKELLVKILHDPGSPLAAHFNNQQAVSAKMGLTRSDSFPVKPRHKHELTGSPLKEESKSKNISKTKKLVGSSSLKYAGERSIPSISEHTADGILEVNQTIADSSSSAENLRSRGENQVSIKRFKDIRQKIKHVIKESKQERRMIAMDAILHKVPHGQKLAKEMEKEIINHSKDLAMNREGKDSSASSFDSDYSISTFKKKQQRHMRRASSLNASLDKYCEFYESSCNREAKCHTTSERLKLRNEGVGSPLRSVPKTLGRIFSLPEMKSYNYQSEESSDVFSSEYHMQLDAPVESEIKKLADVGELKAASGNKMASTSVADSEKSAPVYSIVDDIENLKEPFPISVPEFNVSLSEDIGFIGEETEIKPRDEQENLAKPGHDFVIGTPKAVHIDTEKIESPRKHLRYDMTHLRVDDRDMAEFNYVRNVLKQSGFNGNESLGTWHSDDQPVDRLMYGDAEGCLVHGLDCSGNEEGRKCDHYLLFDIINEVLMEIYGRSYNYCPMALSSLCHIPLMPAGNHVLKEVWTLVSWYLSLRPEVDQSLDYVASRDLAKNDGWMNLQFDSECIGIELEDLIFDEILEEVLCV